A stretch of the Aminipila terrae genome encodes the following:
- a CDS encoding acyltransferase family protein: MGNNPSAILNNGRIRYLDLARGIAVFFMIMQHAMIMHESSGGEGHTIIGNIFIALGTAPAAPVFIFFMGVFLVKSNKSLKENMMRGVKLFLLGYGLNLIRFTIPLVIAGWGKMISPGLFGVISGEPHGIMNYAIYLFFTVDIFQLAGLSLIFFSALKKYGDNKYLIPVLVLGILLLSPYLWGINDSVILFMPLWGKSEIVDFPLFPWCIYFLLGMYLSKYFYTPTMERKVKKGFIIVGGFLALIGCITIGNFPIGDYYRSGFSVHILIISFLFFWLSMCDYIVKKMSRKGFDRFLNIIFFWSSNVTGIYVIQWILFGWSILIIGSNRMPDYAAMVIGLLVVIMSHFIYGKIKHIQLKSLF; encoded by the coding sequence ATGGGAAATAATCCGAGCGCCATATTAAATAACGGAAGAATCCGATATTTGGATTTAGCCAGAGGCATAGCCGTTTTTTTTATGATTATGCAGCATGCAATGATTATGCATGAAAGCAGTGGGGGAGAAGGTCATACCATAATTGGCAATATTTTTATTGCATTGGGGACAGCACCGGCTGCACCAGTGTTTATCTTTTTCATGGGAGTCTTTCTGGTAAAATCAAATAAATCATTAAAAGAAAACATGATGCGCGGGGTGAAACTATTTCTTCTGGGTTATGGGCTAAACCTGATTCGATTCACAATCCCACTTGTCATAGCAGGGTGGGGGAAAATGATTTCTCCAGGATTATTTGGAGTAATTTCGGGAGAACCTCATGGAATAATGAATTATGCAATCTATCTTTTCTTTACAGTGGATATTTTTCAATTAGCCGGTTTGTCCCTTATCTTTTTTTCTGCATTAAAAAAGTATGGAGACAATAAATACTTAATACCTGTACTGGTTCTGGGCATATTACTATTATCCCCATATTTATGGGGCATCAACGACAGCGTGATTCTATTTATGCCACTATGGGGAAAAAGTGAAATTGTAGACTTTCCATTGTTTCCATGGTGTATATATTTTTTATTAGGGATGTATTTAAGCAAATATTTTTATACTCCCACAATGGAAAGGAAGGTAAAAAAAGGATTTATAATAGTAGGAGGATTTCTGGCACTGATTGGGTGCATAACAATAGGAAATTTTCCTATTGGAGATTATTACAGAAGTGGGTTCAGTGTACATATTCTGATAATCAGTTTTCTATTTTTCTGGTTATCCATGTGTGATTATATAGTAAAAAAAATGAGCCGAAAAGGATTTGACAGATTTTTAAACATCATTTTTTTCTGGAGCAGTAATGTAACGGGAATATATGTGATTCAATGGATCCTGTTTGGCTGGAGTATTTTGATTATTGGATCCAACAGAATGCCTGATTATGCTGCTATGGTTATAGGATTGCTGGTTGTCATCATGAGTCATTTTATATACGGAAAGATAAAGCATATTCAGTTAAAAAGCTTGTTTTAG
- a CDS encoding MerR family transcriptional regulator, whose translation MTNIISSDNYLSISAFSDLSGISRQNLIYYDTVDVLKPFIVKDNGYRYYSYEQLEEVSIILTLKDLDFSLKEIKTYLKNISPENLLQLINKQKQKISEELNRLNQMDFIIEQRSTHAAISVSIDCSKPVLEECEEELLFMGPVQEFDNNSIEKDFDSFLAFSKKNKLIYGYPLGIWACYKDIIAGQNGKYGYFYKISPTIKAVKTIKPAGLYVIGYDNSYLAGELEIFKPMDQFIRDHNLSPCGNVYIENIADEINTSNPCQYLSKISVQVEC comes from the coding sequence ATGACAAATATAATCAGCTCAGATAATTATTTATCCATAAGTGCTTTTTCCGATTTATCTGGAATAAGCAGGCAAAACCTGATTTATTACGACACCGTTGATGTTCTGAAACCCTTCATAGTTAAGGACAATGGATATCGATACTATTCTTACGAACAATTAGAAGAAGTCAGTATTATTCTGACTTTAAAAGATCTGGACTTTTCCTTAAAAGAAATTAAAACCTATCTAAAGAATATATCTCCTGAAAATCTTCTGCAATTAATCAATAAACAAAAGCAAAAAATATCAGAAGAACTTAATCGTTTAAATCAAATGGATTTTATCATTGAGCAGAGGTCTACCCATGCTGCTATATCAGTTTCTATTGACTGCAGCAAACCAGTTTTGGAGGAATGTGAGGAAGAATTGCTGTTTATGGGCCCTGTTCAGGAATTTGACAATAACAGCATTGAAAAAGATTTTGACTCTTTTCTTGCTTTTTCAAAAAAGAATAAGTTAATATACGGTTATCCGTTAGGTATCTGGGCCTGTTATAAAGACATTATCGCAGGCCAGAATGGTAAATACGGTTATTTCTACAAGATCAGTCCCACCATAAAAGCAGTTAAAACAATTAAACCTGCCGGTTTGTATGTAATTGGGTATGATAACAGTTATTTAGCAGGAGAGCTGGAAATATTCAAACCAATGGATCAGTTTATAAGAGACCATAACCTGTCTCCCTGCGGAAATGTCTATATAGAAAATATTGCAGATGAAATTAACACCAGTAATCCCTGTCAGTATTTATCAAAAATTTCTGTCCAGGTAGAATGCTAA
- a CDS encoding GNAT family N-acetyltransferase produces the protein MEIIFDKPSAEDYVSLRLRSGMGNKDLDRSQTAIENSLLTVSIYDGEKLIGFGRVVGDGGITYVVSDIMVDADYQRKGYASLIMKEIDRYFEENTFEDSYICLIANHPADLLYHKYNFQYLPDDKCGMLRTPTYKNRV, from the coding sequence ATGGAAATAATATTTGACAAGCCATCTGCAGAGGACTACGTCAGTCTGAGACTCCGTTCAGGAATGGGAAATAAGGATCTGGACAGAAGCCAGACCGCTATAGAAAACTCTCTTCTTACTGTATCTATCTATGACGGAGAAAAGTTAATTGGCTTCGGAAGGGTTGTAGGAGATGGTGGAATCACTTATGTAGTCAGCGACATTATGGTAGATGCAGACTATCAGCGAAAAGGGTATGCAAGTCTCATCATGAAAGAAATTGACAGGTATTTTGAAGAAAATACTTTTGAAGACAGTTACATCTGTCTGATTGCTAATCATCCTGCTGATTTATTATATCATAAGTATAACTTTCAATACCTCCCAGATGATAAATGTGGTATGCTGCGCACCCCTACATATAAGAACAGGGTCTAG